A stretch of DNA from Cannabis sativa cultivar Pink pepper isolate KNU-18-1 chromosome X, ASM2916894v1, whole genome shotgun sequence:
agaaattaaatgatgacTATTATTAGAATATTTAGCCCATAACTAAATATCTACtctaatttataaatcaattacaaTAATATCAATTGAATCAACCTAATATTATTCTAATACTATTATAATTAAACAAGTCTTGTGTACATGACTAATTAAGTTTTTCTCAACAGGCAGCTAATAAAAGTAATCAAAGCAAGAAACCAAAGAGTGTGCTCTGTGATGATTGTGATGGAAATGGTAAAGTTGAAACTTTAAGAATGAGAATAGAAAGAAAGAGGTTATTATAACTTTatgttaatataatttatttataaataagcATATATAATAACAttgtttatataaataaatggtGATGATAAGGGCAGGTGCAGTCCAGTGTTCGCAGTGCTTGGGGAATGGGGTGAATTCGGTTGATTTCTTCAATGGGCAATTTAAAGCGGGTGATTCTTGTTGGCTTTGCGggtaactaactaactaacccTTTTTTGTTCTCTTTAATATAATTCATACATGGGATTAATTTTCcagaaatatatatacatatattatatattgtttggttgttttgcagAGGAAAAAAACACATTTTATGTGGAAACTGCAATGGAGCTGGCTTCATTGGAGGCTTCATGAGCACTTTTGATGAGTAGAACAAGTGTCTAGCTATTGCTACCTCAACAATGAAGCTTTGTTACTTTAGTTTCCCATGCATTTagtgtttatttatataattaagtgtaTATGTACAGTATATAAATTTCAAGACTGATAGCCCCAAAAAGGCTAAGGGTATTCTTTGAGTCAATACCAAACTCCCAAGCTTTACAGCTTCTTCATTCAtcataaaaaaatcaattccaGCAATTACAATTGTTTATATTTGTCCACGGATTACACAGCAAAAATAACACAACCAAAATAATAGAATTCAGCTGCTACTCTCTCTCCATTAGCGGCTCTCAGTCATCATGAAGTCCCTTAGCCAGCTTGGTCTCTTGCGTTGCCTCTGCACATGCTCCCTTCCAGCCATTGAGTTCTTCTCTCTTTCCATCTCACTCTCTCCTTTGTTGATATTGGCTTTCGGCTGGCTTCCCTCATTTTCTTGGGTTGTTTTCACCAATTGGGCTGCCTCCCTAACCCAGTTATCCACTTGCTCATAGACTCCCTCCAAGTCCAACGGTATTGGGCTGTCATATTGGGCCTGACTATCACTTCGCTCCCCTTCGAATCGACCTTGTCCGCAAGGTTGGTAACTTTGTACAGTTGACAAAAATCTTCATAGTTCTCCCATGTTGCATCTTTTGGTTGGCTCAACGACCATTGCACTAATAGTTGTTTGATGGGCTGGTTGTTGATGTTCTTTATGCGTGCTGCCAAAATTGCTATCGGCACCATAATTGGTTGGTTTGCGACTGTAATCTCTGGTAAAGGATAACTCTTGATTGGTTGTGGTCCATGGAATGGCTTGAGGAGTGACACGTGAAATGTTGGGTGAATGCAACTCCCTTCCGGAAGCTCCAACGTGTAGGCGACTGGACCATGGCTAGCTAATATTTCGAAGGGACCAAAATATCTGCGAGACAGCTTGGCGTTAAGTCTTTTAGCTACAGTCGACTGCCTATAAGGTTGGAGTTTGACCAACACTAGTTCTCCTATTTGAAACTCCTTGTCCTTTTGGTTCTTATTAGCTTGCTGACGCATTCTGTTTTGTGCTTGTTCTAGATTTGTCTTCAGTTTTTGCAATAAGGAGTCTCTTGTAAGTAAATACTGCTCAACTGCTTTGATGGTAGTGGATCCACGTGCATAAGCTGGAATGGTTGGAGGGACACGACCATATACAGCTTGGAACGGGGTCATTCCAATCGCCGAATGTTGGCTGGTGTTGTAATGGAACTCAACCCAAATAAGGAACTTATGCCACTGTTTCGGGTTATCTGCTGTAAATGCCCGAAGATATTGTTCTAAGTAGCGATTAGTTACCTCTGTTTGGCCGTCCGTTTGTGGGTGATACGCAGAACTCATCTTCAATTTGGTGCCCATGAATTTGAAAAGTTTTCTCCAAAAAGCACTTGTAAAAATGGGATCTCTGTCAGATATAATCGTACGCGGCAACCCATGCAGTTTAATCACCATATTCGAAAATAATTCAGCAACCTTTGAAGATGAGTAGTTAGTGGGTAAAGCTCCAAAATGAGCGTACTTGGTGAAACGATCAATAACAACCAATATGTTAGTCATTCCTTGAGAACTAGGTAGTCCCACAATGAAATCCATGGCTAAGTCTTTCCAAACACGCTCTGGCAGCTCCAATGGCTATAACAATCCATAAGGTGTTGTAGGTGAATATTTAACCGTTTGGCAGACAACACAAGCTTGCACATACTGTTTAATTTCAGATCTCatgttttccaaaaaaaaattgcactTATCCGTAGAAAGGTGCGTTCGAAACCCGCATGTCCCCCTGTTGGTGAGTCGTGAAACTCGCCCATCAATAGTTGCTTCAGGTTTGAATACTTGCTCACCATTAATCTGTTGCGAAAATACAGTAGACCATCTCTTACTGAGTAGTTTTCTAGAGCTTTCTTACTATCTAATAGCTGTTTATGGAGTTGCCTCAAATCTGGGCTGGTCAGATTCTCTCTTCTGAGTTCTTCTAAAAATTCGAAACACCCTGATGATATGGCTGCCTGCAGAATAGATAGTGACTTCTCGTGTTGTCTGGATAATGCGTCTGCTGCTGAGCTATCACGGCCAGCTTTGTACTCTATAGTAAATTGAAATCCCAGGAGTTTGTGGAGGAAGTGTTGCTGTTCTGGGGTCTGAATTGCTTGTGTAAGTAATTCTTTTAAACTCTTATGGCCCGTTCTGATGATGAAGTGCCTTCTGGGTAAGTAATGTCTCCATTTCGAAATTACTTCTGTGATCGCCCTTAACTCCCATATGTAAGCTGAGGTGCCAGCAAATTTTGgaccaaatttcttgctaaagaAAGCCACGGGATGCCCATCTTGCATTAGTACTCCCCCGATGCCCACATTGGACGCATCCATTTCCACGACAAATGTCTTGGAAAAATTTGGCAGCTGCAACACTGGTGTTTCAGTCATGGCCTTCTTGAGTCTTTCAAAGGCAGATGCCGCTGTTGATGACCAACCGAAATTGTCTTTTTTGAGTAACTCTGTCAAGGGAGCTGCTATCGCTGCATATTGAGCCACAAAATGCCGATAATACCCCGTGAGTCCTAAGAAACCCCTTAATTGTTTTATATTCTTCGGAATGGGCCTGATTAGTGgtcaaagtatcattttattgatgttaaagtttgaattaaattaagttttgattaatattttcatgaaattaatatgatatattatataattgaaaatattactttaaatttagtttatgtTCATTTTGCAGGAAATACAATGATTTTTGGTATTGCCAAAGAAGAGATAAAAAAAGAAAGCAATAAATTACTACAAAATAAGTAAAGTTGACAAAGTGGGTAAGGCCACTTCTTGGTCTAAACCCGTACACCACAAGAGGATATGTATAATCAATTTTATGCATCAAAGTTGGCAGCCAGCTAGAGATACTCTTCATCAACATAatgataattgattttgttttaTCTCTTGTGTGAACCAAAGGGAAGGAAAGGTTATCAACTTCTTCATTTATCCACAATCCAAGGCCTCAACATTTCCATCACATTTGACTAAATGAGGGAAATCAATTTCCTATAATTAGTTGtccatttttatttattcaaattaattaatgtaaGAATCAAACTcaattaattaggatttttttttattgaacgGTTATAGCATGTCAAAATGCTATATATTGAGGGGAACTTTTCGTTGGAGTGTGTAATTTTTCATTggcaaaaattataataaattttagttttattttatctatctcttctcatattttctttttagattattgtGAGAATGACTAGCATTTTTGGCTAGTTTCCTAGATAAGGTAAATGATGATCTTATATGTGAGGTAATATTTACTTGTGTTTTGATTCACCAAATGCTTAAAGTTTATACATTTGAGTAATAtaattttcttctattttctctatctcaatatcaatatatttatctatttaGTATTATATAGAAATAGTCATGCTTTTTCTATGTGAATATGATTaggataaatatatattaatattataattttatgattaatCTCTTATTGCATTATTACCAAACAAAAGGTATATTGTCATACTACACTACAACGATCGCTTTGTGAAGACAAGTTTGAGCGTAATCAGGGCCAATCTACCATTGTTGAAATTTTTGTTGGGTCCACTTGAACACCTTGAGCAGAAACTATGTGACCCAAATATTCGATTGCCTCTTGAAAAAACTGGCACTTGCTTCCTTTAACATAAAAACTATTTTCTTTGAGTAGCTGGAGTACCTTTCGCAAATGATGGCTGTGCTCCTGGCGGGACCGACTGAATATGAGAATGTCGTCAAAAAAAACTATCACAAACTGCCTCAAAAATGGTTGAAATAACTGATTCATAGCTTGAAGGTGCGTTTGTAAGGCCAAAGGGCATCACCTTGAACTCATAATGCCCCTCATGAGTTCTAAAAGCTGTCTTGTGAATGTCTCGGTGGTCCATTCGAATCTGATGGTACCCAGCCCTTAAATCCAACTTTGAAAACACCACGGCCTCCCCCAATTCATCAAGTAATTCATCAATCGTTGGAATGGGAAAATGATCTTTGATAGTGATTCCATTCAAAGCTCTATAATCCACGCAAAACCTCCatgaaccatctttctttttgacCAATAAGACTGGGGAAGAGTAGGGACTTTTGCTTGGCCGAATGAACCCGCAAGCAGTCATTTCACGCACCAGTTTTTCTATGACATCTTTCTAGAAGTATGGGTATCGATATGGACGAACATTGATCGGTGAAGATCCCGGTTGCAGAAATATTCGATGGTCCACACTTCTTTGTTGTGGTAGTTGTGTAGGCTCCATAAACACCTCTCTAAATTCCATGGCAATTCCTTTTCCCTCCATTGGCAGTCCCTCTTCAATCTTACTAATTTTGTCACTGTGCGTTTCTTGGTCACTCAACAGAGTACACATCTTATACAATTCATGGACTCCTCCTTCATGAATAATAGTGTGGAATTGGTGGTAAGTAATTTGTTGGGTCGAGTTTGAAGAACTTGCCAGTTTCACCACATTCCCTTGCCAATTAAACTCCATTGTCAAAGCCCGATGATCATGAATACACGATCCCAACGTCTGCAACCACTGCATCCCCAACACCACATCCAAACCCCAAATAGGCAGCACATAGAGATCCACAACAAACTGATGTCCCTGTAAAATTAATTCCACATCTCTACAAATTTTAGAGCACAGTAGAGAATTACCATTTCCCATGTAAACCTTGAATCGCTTTGTATCCTCACATAGCAGTCCCAAATGCCCCGCCAACGACTCCTGTATGAAATTATTGTTGCTACCCGTGTCAATGAGCACCTCCAAGCACTTCGCCTTGTGTTTTGCCATCAAACGAAAGATCCTCGGGTTGGCCGAGTTTGACAGTGAGTTCAAACTAACTTCATCTACTGGAGAATCCTCACCATCTCCCCCATCTCCTTCTTCCAGTGGTGTCTCTTCTTCACCGAGGTCGTCGTCATATCCACAGTACAACATCATCTTATTCTTACACTTGTGGCCATGGTGAAACTTTTCGTCACATGTAAAACACAACCCCTTATCCCGCTTATCTTTCAACTCCGTTGGTGACAATCTCTTTATAGGTAAAGGAGAGTTACCTATTTTAGCTGTCTTAGTCGCTCCCTCTCCAGAAAATGGTGGTGACATATTACCCAAGGATAGAGGTGGTCCTTGAGTTGCCGATCTGTGCGTTACGATTGATCTAGGTGACCAGCTCGTATGCGTGCTTCCACCACGAGTCTGTCCAAATAGATCGTCATGTCTGTCCTCAAAGAGTTGCGCCTTCGCCATCGCATCCGCTAAGTCAGTAGGTTTTGCCATCAACAATTCCCTTTGAATCTCCATTTTAAGACCCCAAACAAAGAAATTCAGAAACAGATGTTCTGAAACGCCAGATATGCGAGTCATGAGTTCCTTAAATTCAGCTCGATATTGCTCCACCCAACCCACTTGAACCAGTTTCAAAATCCTCCCCAATGGATCATCATATATCGATGCCCCAAAATGCAACTGCACTGCTCGGACGAAAGCATCCCAATCCGTAAATGTGCCGCTCTTTTCCATCCATTGAAACCATGTAGATGGGATCCCTTCAAGATGAAACGGAATCACCGCCAATCTCAGCATAGGTTCCACTTGATGAAGATCAAAAAACTTATTGATCTTGTACAACCATTCTTCCACATTAGATCCATCAAATCTAGCTACCTTCACACGGAGAGTTTTGATTATCGCATTTACCTCCCTGGATTCCGACCCCCAATTTGCACGAGGCCCGCTGGAACCTCCTGTCTCCGTTCCCGTGCGCTCCATCATACCCGGTGATCCTGGCTCAAATGTAACTTTCGTCGATGCCAGAGACAATTTGGAAAGCTTCTCTTCAGTCTTAATGCAATGCTGATTGAGAAGTTTAGAAAATTTCTCGTACTGGGTATCTGAATACTCCTTGAAGCTGTTCTTCATATCCAGTAACAATGCTGCTATTTCCTCGTTTTTCATGGTGAATTGTAGAGAATGAAAGCACCAATGATAGCCCCAAAAAGGCTAAGGGTATTCTTTGAGTCAATACCAAACTCCCAAGCTTCACAGCTTCTTCATtcatcagaaaaaaaaatcaattctaGCAATTATAATTGTTTGTATATGTCCACGGATTACACAGCAAAAATAGCACAACCAAAATAACAGAATTCAGCTGCTACTCTCTCTCCATTAGCGGCTCTCAGCCATCATGAAGTCCCTTAGCCAACTTGGTCTCTTGCGTTGCCTCTGCACATGCTccctgttatagtgagatttctctcacctagaaactcgagaccagacccctaCTTAGAGGACACATATACTTAGATTTTCCAAAGAAAGCTGAGATGTCCCTGagggactcctcgaagttttaaACCTCGCTTAAGATAGAATCAGCGAGAGACAGCGAGCATGACCAAAGTTTGATCGCATCCGAGACAAGAGAGTAGCTCGCATATATCGAAttatatgcgagtatcctcccCGTGTGTAAACCAGGAGACCGACCTCCTGTAAATGCGAGGTGGTCCTAAGAACCCTGCAGCCTTGATAAACCAATATAGACTTGCATAATTAGGTCCTATCAGCTCGTCATGCGATGTCCACAAAAGGCGACTATCTAAGGGCGCAGACACCCTAAACATAATGATAAACCTGCGAGTTTAACATTAgaatatgaacagtcaactcgcagactCAGAAGatgcatacgttgatgaacttagtaactgccattcatttattaatgttaacgttgtttagtttaattattgtaattcaatgtgtaaaaacggattgacaatgaatgcaatccttgtaTAAATGatcggacacctgctttgtatataaaggggtgatctactgtgaaatggcacctacgaaactcttg
This window harbors:
- the LOC115697988 gene encoding protein BUNDLE SHEATH DEFECTIVE 2, chloroplastic: MAYPLCSAPVTLNSSKPKPVSYNCFGNHIHTHQTLVHSSNHLLTLLGPRFRCLKVKAKAANKSNQSKKPKSVLCDDCDGNGAVQCSQCLGNGVNSVDFFNGQFKAGDSCWLCGGKKHILCGNCNGAGFIGGFMSTFDE